A DNA window from Drosophila virilis strain 15010-1051.87 chromosome 4, Dvir_AGI_RSII-ME, whole genome shotgun sequence contains the following coding sequences:
- the LOC6629237 gene encoding nonsense-mediated mRNA decay factor SMG8: MSYKNYYTWKYPDIPEHVAPLLLELQNSLVIVGIIGRSKCAQANKMSAFGMQPDKTHEPADGQILCYYKPGTNMLLLHFETTHDEAVLGQQLLKQTSVDFDSFYEQMRSRFLRMLLLALHVCHILVYVETAQTFDTTLVTICQLLKYVREKHVLDFLPQMLRETAAGSLLSDRARLCTPRVLFLFENYPQDEEKSRERISAYEFQTEDKIYELLRQYNIVTNNANNSLFALPNNKQFVFYNAHEKLRPDQLLLAIEALNATMYKSDSKEEEEDTEILELAPFEGFVKPYGAGYEARESDEQLYRKKHTVWHFLQRHVQDALQGCFDEGSFKQLPQSAQFQLLGVNDWHICMDTIHRLLIGNIQEVSYVTNNQNYKAYLRDFNESLNYEKKFWGHLCDLGLKKGISAYKSSAPAIYGSVTHRQLLADAILAFEEEGRGPYAELALAKLSEICLRHWHDGRQQCEQLSLRGNPCTQPKDAPHDKHSSGIVHISSCNCGRTQGRREDPFTLRQANYDYYEHMAAMCNLCVKVKKFQLPVFTPSISDYRAAAFEAAFPLLLQAAKNRTEIATGGDSDLEAAGELYSQPINATEQAPQKPQITLSNGCSQPALSATYGSDLNMSIAGFGASLNEGEEVRSPEISSQIASSGLSSRSNSTSSGTSSANTANELVLQLKERTDQNAANAAVSEICPEALPIVASTEQVSTTEYLPGLVHMSSGCELLPLFPSWSLACVGPSSIYSHNTGLQEHFQSGFLSGANFLLPWDVHVRLVQPHKHPQQQQQSMGKKSQRYRKHGDRLALKIFVGFEYECSRGHRFMMCSPDRVLRGGADIERDTSSKVVNNNMPLYFPCPCRAQPTYLAQLMRIHVVTPKAPVNIILDPKMCVGKYTFTLGCPTLPRLSQSAYWILRLPYVYQGDNVLITPPERLEPDDNMASGCLLAGMFGIAETDTNETNQQAITPLTFTRL; the protein is encoded by the exons ATGAGCTACAAAAATTATTACACATGGAAGTATCCGGACATACCCGAGCATGTAGC GCCTTTGCTATTGGAGCTACAGAACTCGCTGGTGATTGTCGGCATAATTGGGCGCTCGAAGTGTGCGCAGGCCAACAAAATGAGCGCCTTTGGCATGCAGCCCGACAAGACGCACGAGCCGGCGGACGGACAGATTCTATGTTATTATAAGCCCGGCACcaacatgctgctgctgcactttgAGACCACCCACGATGAGGCGGTGCtgggccagcagctgctgaagCAAACTTCCGTTGACTTTGACAGCTTCTACGAGCAGATGCGGAGTCGGTTTCTGcgcatgctgctgctggcgctgcacGTGTGTCACATTTTAGTTTACGTAGAAACTGCACAGACCTTCGACACGACACTGGTGACAATTTGCCAGCTGCTGAAGTATGTGCGAGAGAAACATGTGCTGGACTTTTTGCCACAAATGCTGCGTGAAACAGCTGCCGGCAGCTTGCTCAGCGATAGGGCGCGACTCTGCACGCCACGCGTTCTGTTTCTCTTCGAGAACTATCCCCAGGATGAGGAGAAGTCACGGGAACGCATTTCCGCCTATGAATTCCAAACGGAGGACAAGATATACGAGCTGCTGCGCCAGTACAACATTGTAACTAACAATGCCAACAATTCCCTGTTCGCGCTGCCCAACAACAAGCAGTTTGTGTTCTACAATGCCCACGAGAAGCTGCGTCCGGatcagctgctgcttgccATTGAGGCTCTTAACGCGACCATGTACAAGTCGGACTCcaaagaggaggaggaggacaCCGAAATTTTAGAGCTTGCACCGTTCGAGGGCTTTGTCAAGCCCTATGGCGCGGGCTACGAGGCGCGTGAGTCGGACGAGCAGCTCTACAGAAAGAAGCACACCGTTTGGCACTTCTTGCAGCGTCATGTGCAGGATGCACTGCAAGGCTGCTTTGATGAGGGCTCCTTCAAGCAGCTGCCACAGTCGGCACAGTTCCAGTTGCTGGGAGTTAATGATTGGCACATTTGCATGGATACTATACACAGGCTGCTCATCGGGAATATCCAGGAAGTCAGCTACGTaacaaataatcaaaattat AAAGCCTATCTGCGGGACTTTAACGAAAGCCTCAACTATGAGAAAAA ATTCTGGGGCCATCTGTGCGACCTGGGCTTAAAGAAGGGCATATCCGCCTATAAAAGTTCCGCGCCCGCCATTTACGGCAGCGTCACGCACAGGCAGCTGCTGGCGGATGCTATACTGGCCTTTGAGGAGGAAGGACGCGGTCCATATGCGGAACTGGCGTTGGCCAAGCTCAGTGAAATTTGCTTGAGGCACTGGCACGACGGCAGGCAGCAGTGCGAACAGCTCAGCCTGCGTGGCAATCCCTGTACACAGCCAAAGGATGCGCCGCACGATAAGCATAGCAGCGGCATTGTGCACATCTCCAGCTGTAATTGTGGGCGCACGCAGGGCAGGAGAGAGGACCCGTTCACACTGCGGCAGGCCAATTACGATTACTACGagcatatggctgccatgtGTAATTTGTGCGTCAAGGTTAAAAAGTTTCAGTTGCCCGTATTTACGCCTTCAATAAGTGATTATCGAGCGGCCGCTTTTGAGGCTGCTTTTCCCCTGCTGTTGCAGGCGGCTAAGAACCGCACGGAGATCGCGACAGGAGGCGACAGCGATCTGGAGGCCGCCGGTGAGCTCTACTCCCAGCCGATTAACGCAACGGAACAGGCACCACAGAAGCCGCAGATAACCCTAAGCAATGGCTGCTCGCAGCCGGCATTGTCGGCTACCTATGGCTCCGATTTAAACATGTCGATAGCGGGTTTTGGCGCCTCGCTGAATGAGGGCGAGGAGGTGCGATCACCGGAGATCAGCTCGCAAATTGCCAGCAGTGGCttgagcagccgcagcaacagcaccagcagcggCACCTCCAGTGCCAACACAGCCAACGAGCTAGTGCTGCAGCTCAAGGAGCGCACCGATCAGAATGCGGCCAATGCCGCAGTCAGCGAGATCTGTCCGGAGGCGCTGCCGATTGTAGCGTCGACAGAGCAGGTCTCTACCACGGAATATCTGCCCGGCTTGGTGCACATGAGCAGCGGCTGCGAGTTACTGCCGCTGTTTCCGAGCTGGTCGCTCGCCTGTGTCGGGCCCAGTTCCATTTATAGTCACAATACCGGACTGCAAGAGCATTTCCAAAGCGGGTTTCTGTCCGGCGCCAACTTTCTGCTGCCCTGGGACGTGCACGTCCGCCTCGTTCAACCGCACAAGcatccgcagcagcaacagcagtcgATGGGCAAGAAGAGTCAACGCTATCGCAAGCACGGCGATCGCCTAGCGCTCAAGATCTTCGTTGGCTTCGAGTACGAGTGCTCGCGTGGCCATCGCTTCATGATGTGCAGTCCGGATCGTGTGCTGCGCGGCGGTGCGGACATTGAACGCGACACCAGCAGCAAAGTGGTGAACAACAATATGCCCCTGTATTTCCCCTGCCCGTGTCGCGCACAGCCCACATATCTGGCGCAGCTTATGCGCATTCATGTGGTCACACCCAAGGCGCCAGTCAACATAATTCTCGATCCCAAGATGTGCGTGGGCAAATACACCTTCACCTTGGGCTGCCCCACGTTGCCGCGACTTTCGCAGAGCGCCTACTGGATACTGCGCTTGCCCTACGTCTATCAGGGCGACAATGTGCTGATAACACCACCAGAAAGACTTGAGCCGGACGACAACATGGCCTCCGGCTGCCTGCTGGCCGGCATGTTTGGCATCGCCGAAACGGACACCAACGAAACGAATCAGCAAGCGATAACCCCGCTGACCTTTACACGACTATAA